One genomic segment of Theobroma cacao cultivar B97-61/B2 chromosome 6, Criollo_cocoa_genome_V2, whole genome shotgun sequence includes these proteins:
- the LOC18597338 gene encoding acyl carrier protein 3, mitochondrial isoform X1 — protein MMLMLLLNPCICLNPFIYCPILTKVLVIKIYCFEALLNMQSIRSAILRHVSMRESTGEWSFFTCGGNMFKLLRHQICTSTGASNAQIMDRVIGLVKKYDKIDASKVTETADFQKDLCLDSLDRVELVMAFEEEFSFEIPDEKADKLTCCADVAKYIVSRSGSDITKS, from the exons ATGATGCTGATGCTGCTGCTCAACCCCTGCATTTGTTTGAACCCATTCATCTATTGCCCCATTCTGACAAAAGT GCTTGTGATAAAAATTTACTGCTTTGAAGCTCTCCTCAACATGCAAAGCATCAGAAGTGCCATCTTGAGGCATGTGAGCATGAGGGAGTCAACTGGAGAATGGAGCTTTTTCACTTGCGGAGGAAACATGTTCAAGCTACTCAGACACCAGATATGTACATCAACAGGTGCTAGCAATGCTCAAATAATGGATCGAGTGATTGGATTGGTTAAGAAGTACGATAAAATCGATGCCAGTAAG GTAACTGAAACAGCTgattttcaaaaagatttGTGCCTGGATAGCTTAGATAGGGTTGAGCTTGTTATGGCATTCGAGGAAGAATTCTCCTTTGAAATCCCAGATGAGAAAGCAGATAAGCTTACTTGCTGTGCTGATGTTGCAAAATACATAGTTTCTAGATCAGGGTCAGACATTACAAAGTCCTGA
- the LOC18597338 gene encoding acyl carrier protein 3, mitochondrial isoform X2 — MQSIRSAILRHVSMRESTGEWSFFTCGGNMFKLLRHQICTSTGASNAQIMDRVIGLVKKYDKIDASKVTETADFQKDLCLDSLDRVELVMAFEEEFSFEIPDEKADKLTCCADVAKYIVSRSGSDITKS, encoded by the exons ATGCAAAGCATCAGAAGTGCCATCTTGAGGCATGTGAGCATGAGGGAGTCAACTGGAGAATGGAGCTTTTTCACTTGCGGAGGAAACATGTTCAAGCTACTCAGACACCAGATATGTACATCAACAGGTGCTAGCAATGCTCAAATAATGGATCGAGTGATTGGATTGGTTAAGAAGTACGATAAAATCGATGCCAGTAAG GTAACTGAAACAGCTgattttcaaaaagatttGTGCCTGGATAGCTTAGATAGGGTTGAGCTTGTTATGGCATTCGAGGAAGAATTCTCCTTTGAAATCCCAGATGAGAAAGCAGATAAGCTTACTTGCTGTGCTGATGTTGCAAAATACATAGTTTCTAGATCAGGGTCAGACATTACAAAGTCCTGA
- the LOC18597339 gene encoding uncharacterized protein LOC18597339 gives MVSYFCDCKTLGVVVMLLLIQSSMAESDEHPLLYESSSREEMMQMAGYGEEKLSTVLVTGTVLCEACLHAEPQLRAWPISGALVAVKCQTPCKRISGSAQAVTDEYGDFLIDLPSHLHGIPNLPKICAVKVLRIPKNSMCRPAFVKKHKGLRFSSVGNGIRTYTAGRIRFQHITSKPLKACIGRAKQ, from the exons ATGGTGAGCTACTTTTGCGACTGCAAGACACTCGGGGTGGTGGTCATGTTGTTGCTCATTCAGTCTTCAATGGCAGAATCAGATGAGCATCCATTATTATACGAGTCGTCAAGCAGAGAGGAGATGATGCAAATGGCTGGATACGGGGAGGAGAAGCTATCAACCGTCCTGGTTACCGGTACCGTCCTTTGCGAAGCTTGCCTGCATGCTGAACCTCAACTTCGTGCATGGCCCATATCAG GTGCTTTGGTGGCTGTTAAATGCCAAACTCCTTGTAAGAGAATATCGGGTTCAGCACAAGCTGTCACTGATGAATATGGAGATTTTCTCATCGATCTTCCTTCCCACCTCCATGGAATTCCCAATTTGCCAAAGATATGTGCAGTTAAAGTCCTTCGGATACCAAAGAACTCCATGTGCCGACCAGCATTCGTCAAGAAACACAAGGGGCTAAGATTTTCATCAGTTGGGAATGGCATCCGCACTTACACAGCTGGGAGGATAAGGTTCCAGCATATAACATCTAAACCTTTGAAAGCCTGCATCGGAAGGGCTAAGCAGTGA